From a region of the Pogona vitticeps strain Pit_001003342236 chromosome 7, PviZW2.1, whole genome shotgun sequence genome:
- the SUGP2 gene encoding SURP and G-patch domain-containing protein 2 isoform X3 → MASRRMAQDSFDNLVQVKAKRYRMDPSDPLNKALHQLRVHSRPVLQTSYGDEEEDLHDDRKYTQSDWAKESRGDYSAPSYASGSRDLEEGNYYEKSFSQLPSWSRGYLQPSLRERDYPRASSTEIDYGGPSSRDKDYSRLASRDFRSPGLLEEDIGGGPGYDAEYHLAPKRDFGSSLPMARGSGLRGKRAVATHARAPTQGDLASSGKKWVAPSLASAEDVPVDPFEERAISSARLALSLGAQKNLLSPRSLKGAERSQDDMPFLGPVDATDVFSTFGTEIIKWAGFHKVKKDKECLEQFQALFTVETETCAKMLASFKCPLKYEHQQFCLYSMKNIQHLALRKPQVDNTFLNFLMDNKVMETKNAFFEVIGPFDRVLMKLQYYILKSTTPLLMACNTYEFSLRTDSISSLAQMAEAFEATISLCRKSLVLLGQTFALASSERQEKILEALGIQEAAPSPTLFPNFDTSALFGREYIEHLRSWLEKSGYQMRLKSAAPSSPSQSVQETRPKTKAPQRADQKVAATIEKLVNDIVLGVLTERDMSELRSDPEYWFLHEEESLEHKYYKLKLSEMKRLRTEDEKGDEQRVADAVRALIYRKKIASIKKKLFARRKPGILQRAARARRGKKATVGTQTLLSAGTMLKQLPASPPSQEAEGDEAAPPDPLSDAPTPGPEEAQPAGGVMDPKGPSEISQSLECQFPDVDPKTMITAQKLAEFVAEVGPEIEQFSIENSADNPDLWFLQDQKSSAFRFYRLKVYELCPSISFGTGKEASEDHPSPDPAKDPGGTSKEEGGHSEAEGEGGGGTETDVAGSTAGAPPEEGTEAKAEGAGAGGTAGGLSELPARTPARGTPFGRKRVSSKSLKVGLIPASKRVCLIDEPKVHDPVQIAYDRPRGYSSYKNKKQPKDLEFQHKRLNQKNIGFQMLQKMGWKEGLGLGTHGDGIKEPVRVGSTSAGEGLGVTGDKKEDTFATFRQRMIQMYYMKRANK, encoded by the exons ATGGCTTCCCGACGGATGGCACAGGACTCTTTCGACAACCTCGTGCAGGTCAAGGCAAAGCGGTACCGAATGGACCCAAGTGACCCCCTTAACAAGGCGCTTCATCAGCTGAGAG TTCATTCTCGGCCAGTGCTCCAGACTTCGTATGGTGATGAGGAAGAGGACCTCCATGATGACAGGAAATACACCCAGAGTGACTGGGCGAAAGAGTCTAGGGGCGATTATTCGGCCCCTTCCTATGCCTCCGGGAGCCGTGACCTGGAGGAAGGGAACTACTATGAGAAAAGCTTCTCCCAGCTGCCTTCCTGGAGCCGAGGCTACCTCCAGCCATCTCTGCGCGAGCGGGACTATCCCCGCGCCTCATCTACAGAAATCGACTATGGCGGTCCTTCTTCTAGAGACAAGGATTACAGCCGCCTGGCCTCACGTGATTTCCGGTCGCCGGGCCTTTTGGAAGAGGACATCGGAGGGGGGCCGGGTTATGACGCGGAGTATCATCTTGCTCCCAAGAGGGATTTCGGCTCCTCTTTGCCTATGGCCCGGGGAAGTGGTCTGCGGGGAAAACGTGCCGTGGCGACCCATGCGAGGGCGCCGACTCAGGGAGACCTGGCTTCCTCTGGGAAGAAGTGGGTCGCTCCGAGTTTGGCCTCGGCTGAGGATGTCCCGGTTGACCCTTTCGAGGAGCGAGCCATCTCGTCAGCCCGCCTGGCACTGAGCCTGGGCGCTCAGAAGAACCTCCTGTCCCCGCGGAGTCTGAAAGGGGCCGAACGCTCCCAGGACGACATGCCCTTCTTGGGCCCTGTTGATGCCACGGATGTTTTCTCCACTTTTGGGACCGAAATCATCAAATGGGCTGGCTTCCACAAAGTGAAAAAGGACAAGGAGTGTTTAGAGCAGTTCCAGGCGCTCTTCACGGTGGAGACCGAGACCTGCGCCAAGATGCTGGCCTCCTTCAAGTGCCCTTTGAAGTACGAGCACCAGCAGTTTTGCCTGTACAGCATGAAGAACATCCAGCACCTGGCCCTGAGGAAGCCGCAGGTGGACAACACCTTCCTGAACTTCCTCATGGACAACAAGGTGATGGAGACGAAGAATGCTTTCTTCGAGGTGATTGGACCGTTCGACCGGGTTTTGATGAAGCTCCAGTACTATATCTTGAAGAGCACCACGCCGCTGCTCATGGCCTGCAACACCTATGAGTTTAGCCTCAGGACCGACAGCATCAGCAGCCTGGCCCAGATGGCGGAGGCCTTCGAAGCCACGATTTCTCTCTGCCGCAAATCCTTGGTCCTTCTCGGGCAGACGTTTGCCCTGGCCTCTTCAGAGAGGCAGGAGAAAATCTTGGAAGCTCTCGGCATCCAGGAAGCGGCCCCTTCGCCCACCTTGTTCCCGAATTTCGACACCTCTGCCTTGTTTGGGCGAGAGTACATAGAGCACTTGCGGAGCTGGCTGGAGAAGAGTGGCTACCAGATGCGCTTAAAGAGTGCGGCCCCGAGTTCTCCGTCTCAGAGCGTCCAGGAAACCAGGCCCAAGACAAAGG CCCCGCAACGGGCCGACCAGAAAGTGGCCGCGACCATCGAGAAACTAGTGAACGATATCGTTTTGGGTGTGCTGACGGAAAGAGACATGTCTGAGCTGCGAAGCGACCCTGAGTATTG GTTTTTGCACGAAGAGGAAAGCCTTGAGCACAAGTATTACAAGCTGAAGCTCTCCGAGATGAAGAGGCTGAGGACCGAGGACGAGAAGGGCGATGAGCAGCGTGTGGCAGATGCCGTGCGAGCACTGATATACAGGAAGAAAATCGCCAGCATCAAGAAGAAGCTTTTTGCCAGGAGGAAGCCAGGGATCCTGCAGCGGGCAGCCAGAGCCCGGAGAGGGAAGAAAGCCACGGTTGGGACCCAGACGCTGCTCTCCGCTGGCACGATGCTGAAGCAGCTGCCGGCTTCGCCCCCAAGCCAGGAAGCTGAAGGCGACGAGGCTGCTCCACCGGACCCTTTATCGGACGCGCCGACACCGGGCCCAGAAGAGGCCCAACCCGCAGGAGGCGTGATGGACCCGAAGGGGCCCTCTGAGATTTCACAGTCCTTGGAGTGTCAGTTCCCTGACG TGGATCCCAAAACCATGATCACAGCCCAGAAGCTGGCGGAGTTCGTTGCCGAGGTTGGGCCAGAGATAGAGCAGTTCAGCATCGAGAACAGCGCCGACAATCCAGATCTCTG GTTCCTGCAGGACCAGAAAAGCTCTGCCTTCAGATTTTACCGCCTGAAAGTCTATGAGTTGTGCCCTTCAATCAGCTTTGGGACTGGGAAAGAAGCGTCGGAGGACCATCCCAGCCCTGATCCTGCGAAAGACCCCGGGGGGACATCAAAGGAAGAGGGGGGCCACAGTGAAGCGGAAGGGGAGGGAGGCGGCGGTACGGAGACGGACGTGGCCGGCTCGACCGCAGGAGCCCCGCCGGAGGAGGGGACGGAAGCCAAAGCGGAGGGTGCTGGTGCCGGCGGAACAGCCGGGGGCCTTTCGGAGCTTCCCGCCCGGACTCCTGCTCGGGGGACCCCCTTCGGGCGCAAGAGGGTGAGCAGCAAATCCTTGAAGGTGGGCCTGATCCCAGCCTCGAAGCGTGTCTGCCTCATCGATGAGCCAAAAG TTCACGACCCGGTCCAGATTGCTTATGACCGGCCACGTGGTTATTCGTCATATAAAAATAAGAAG CAGCCAAAGGACCTGGAATTCCAGCACAAGCGGCTGAACCAGAAGAACATCGGCTTCCAGATGCTTCAGAAGATGGGTTGGAAGGAAGGACTTGGGCTTGGGACCCACGGCGATGGCATCAAGGAGCCGGTCCGAGT aggtTCTACCTCTGCCGGAGAAGGCTTGGGCGTAACAGGAGACAAGAAAGAAGATACTTTTGCTACATTCCGTCAGAGAATGATCCAGATGTATTATATGAAAAGAGCCAATAAGTAG